Proteins encoded in a region of the Ancylobacter sp. SL191 genome:
- a CDS encoding SufE family protein, which yields MSTRTIDSIIEDFELLDNWDDRYRYLIELGRALPPFPEEARSEATKVQGCASQVWLVSETATAPEGPALAFLGDSDAHIVRGLIAILLALYSGRPAPDILAADPAAVFQRIGLKDHLTPQRSNGLRSMVERIRADARQAVATSAA from the coding sequence GAGCACACGCACGATCGACAGCATCATCGAGGATTTTGAACTCCTCGATAATTGGGACGACCGCTACCGCTACCTGATCGAGCTCGGGCGCGCGCTGCCGCCCTTCCCGGAGGAAGCGCGCAGCGAGGCCACCAAGGTGCAGGGCTGCGCCAGCCAGGTATGGCTGGTCAGCGAGACGGCCACCGCTCCCGAAGGACCGGCGCTCGCCTTCCTCGGCGATTCCGACGCGCATATCGTGCGCGGGCTGATCGCCATCCTGCTGGCGCTCTATTCCGGCCGACCGGCGCCGGACATCCTCGCCGCCGACCCGGCCGCCGTGTTCCAGCGGATCGGCCTCAAGGATCATCTCACCCCGCAGCGCTCGAACGGGCTGCGCTCCATGGTCGAGCGCATCCGCGCCGATGCCCGGCAGGCGGTGGCGACCTCCGCCGCCTGA
- a CDS encoding DUF6456 domain-containing protein: MGRERALETIEVVVDGVCARVEIDLDESPLGWLARRRGRDGKAFIAPAQLLAGERLRVDFTRAQMTPRLTADWNAPARRGRGSSPGLTFSEAALAARERLGRAVEAVGPEFSGLLLDVCCFLKGLEEVERERAWPARTAKVVLALGLDRLARHYGLSDAAQGPSRTLVRGWTAPEETGPA; this comes from the coding sequence ATGGGGCGTGAGCGGGCGCTGGAGACGATCGAGGTCGTCGTGGATGGGGTGTGCGCGCGGGTCGAGATCGATCTCGACGAGTCGCCGCTCGGCTGGCTCGCTCGTCGTCGGGGGCGCGACGGCAAGGCTTTCATCGCGCCCGCCCAGCTTCTCGCGGGCGAGCGGCTGCGGGTCGATTTCACGCGCGCGCAGATGACGCCACGCCTCACCGCCGACTGGAACGCCCCCGCCCGGCGCGGGCGCGGCAGTTCGCCGGGGCTCACCTTCTCCGAGGCGGCGCTCGCGGCGCGCGAGCGGCTCGGCCGCGCCGTTGAGGCGGTCGGGCCGGAGTTTTCCGGCCTGCTGCTTGATGTGTGCTGCTTCCTCAAAGGTCTCGAAGAGGTCGAGCGTGAGCGCGCCTGGCCTGCGCGCACGGCCAAGGTCGTGCTGGCGCTCGGGCTCGACCGTCTCGCCCGCCATTACGGTCTCAGCGACGCGGCGCAGGGGCCATCCCGCACCCTCGTGCGCGGTTGGACCGCCCCGGAGGAGACCGGGCCGGCTTGA
- a CDS encoding chromosomal replication initiator DnaA — MYHTSQGPGRSSELPPPVFALPMPLTICAEAAARASGVALDELLAAGRGPRRVSSARALALYLAHVGLGIPQAEVAAAFGRHRTSVDHACGQIEERREVAGWDCWVSRLEDEVRARLTGEGGHGA; from the coding sequence ATGTATCACACGTCACAGGGGCCCGGCCGTTCCTCCGAGCTTCCGCCCCCCGTCTTCGCCCTTCCCATGCCGCTCACCATCTGTGCCGAGGCTGCCGCCCGTGCTAGCGGCGTTGCGCTCGATGAGCTGCTGGCGGCCGGGCGCGGGCCGCGTCGTGTGTCCAGCGCACGGGCGCTGGCGCTCTATCTCGCCCATGTCGGGCTCGGCATTCCGCAGGCCGAGGTCGCCGCCGCCTTCGGGCGCCACCGCACCAGCGTCGACCATGCGTGCGGGCAGATTGAGGAGCGGCGCGAGGTTGCCGGCTGGGATTGCTGGGTCAGCCGGCTGGAGGATGAGGTGCGTGCCCGTTTGACGGGGGAGGGCGGCCATGGGGCGTGA
- a CDS encoding MucR family transcriptional regulator, whose product MSDTPDVANYIELAADIVSAYVSKNPVPANDLANLLSEVHSALQRVTKVDAEPPAEPLRPAVPIKKSIAPEYLVCLEDGKKFKSLKRHLRTQYNLTPEQYREKWGLPADYPMVAPNYAAARSALAKEMGLGQQRRRTAR is encoded by the coding sequence ATGAGCGACACTCCGGACGTTGCCAATTATATAGAGCTAGCCGCCGATATCGTCTCCGCTTACGTGAGCAAAAATCCCGTTCCGGCGAATGATCTGGCCAATCTGCTGAGCGAGGTGCACAGCGCGCTGCAGCGTGTGACCAAGGTCGACGCCGAGCCGCCGGCGGAGCCGCTGCGCCCGGCCGTGCCGATCAAGAAGTCCATCGCGCCGGAATATCTGGTGTGCCTTGAGGACGGCAAGAAGTTCAAGTCGCTGAAGCGTCACCTGCGCACGCAGTACAATCTTACGCCCGAGCAGTACCGCGAGAAGTGGGGCCTGCCGGCCGACTATCCCATGGTCGCCCCCAACTACGCCGCCGCCCGTTCCGCGCTGGCGAAGGAAATGGGCCTCGGCCAGCAGCGCCGGCGCACCGCGCGCTGA
- the msrB gene encoding peptide-methionine (R)-S-oxide reductase MsrB yields MNEAIRRPKVIKSDAEWRAQLTSEQYRVTREHGTECAFGGPHLSQKEPGLYRCVCCDAPLFRSDAKFESGTGWPSFMQPVDGQAVTEKHDFSYGMHRVEVLCATCDAHLGHVFPDGPRPTGLRYCMNGVAMTFTPDRAGDATP; encoded by the coding sequence ATGAACGAGGCTATTCGTCGACCCAAGGTGATAAAAAGCGATGCCGAGTGGCGCGCCCAGCTCACTTCGGAACAATATCGCGTGACCCGCGAGCACGGCACGGAATGCGCCTTTGGCGGTCCGCATCTGAGCCAGAAGGAGCCGGGTCTCTATCGCTGCGTGTGCTGCGACGCGCCGCTCTTCCGCTCCGACGCCAAGTTCGAATCCGGCACCGGCTGGCCGAGCTTCATGCAGCCGGTCGACGGCCAGGCTGTTACGGAAAAGCACGATTTCTCCTACGGCATGCACCGGGTCGAGGTGCTCTGCGCCACCTGCGACGCTCATCTCGGCCATGTATTTCCGGACGGGCCGCGCCCCACGGGCCTGCGCTACTGCATGAACGGCGTGGCGATGACCTTCACGCCCGACCGGGCCGGAGACGCCACGCCGTGA
- a CDS encoding S9 family peptidase: MSEPTPALAHPPLVRTVHGVTLSDPHAWLRAENWREVMRDPSLLAPDIRQWLEAENAATEAWFGPLADLRRDLVKEMRGRIKEDDSSVPATDGPYAYFTRFREGGQHPLICRRPAGAVAGETILLDGDALAEGKAYFQFGDAHQSPDHALYAWTADEAGSEYYTLRVRDIASGADLPDVIDETTGDVLWSADGAYLFYIRRDPEHRPSFVYRHLLGSDPADDMLIYEEPDKGFFVSLGQTQSGRFGLISCGDHDTSETWLIDRHDPLAPLALVEPRAPGLRYGVEHHPDLNGTESLIIETNADGAEDFKIVATPLATPGRGNWREIVPHKPGRLILSVAVLRGHLLRLEREDGLPRLVVRALADGSEHAVAFAEEAYSLGFDAGYGFDKTEIRFTYASMTTPTEVWDYDVASLARVLRKRQEVPSGHDPARYVTRRLLAPAADGELVPVSLLYAKDTPLDGTAPCLLYGYGAYGISIPASFSTSRLSLVDRGFVYAIAHIRGGTEKGWRWYREGKLAAKTNTFHDFIAAGEHLMREKIVAPDRIVAHGGSAGGMLMGAVANLRPDLFAGIVAEVPFVDVLNTMLDDTLPLTPPEWPEWGNPISDAEAFAHIRSYSPYDNVSAQDYPAIFALAGLTDPRVTYWEPAKWVARLRATKTDNRPLLLRTNMEAGHGGAAGRFDRLEETAQVYAFALTIAGEA, translated from the coding sequence GTGAGCGAGCCGACCCCTGCCCTCGCCCACCCCCCGCTGGTGCGCACCGTCCATGGCGTCACCCTGAGCGATCCCCATGCCTGGCTGCGCGCCGAAAACTGGCGCGAGGTCATGCGCGATCCCTCGCTTCTGGCGCCAGACATCCGCCAGTGGCTGGAGGCGGAGAACGCGGCGACGGAGGCGTGGTTCGGCCCGCTCGCCGATCTGCGCCGCGACCTCGTGAAGGAAATGCGGGGGCGCATCAAGGAGGACGATTCCTCGGTGCCGGCCACCGATGGGCCCTACGCCTATTTCACCCGCTTCCGCGAAGGCGGTCAGCATCCGCTGATCTGCCGCCGGCCGGCTGGCGCGGTTGCCGGTGAGACCATCCTGCTGGATGGCGACGCGCTCGCGGAGGGCAAGGCCTATTTCCAGTTCGGCGACGCCCACCAGTCACCCGACCATGCGCTCTATGCCTGGACGGCGGACGAGGCGGGCTCGGAGTACTACACGCTGCGGGTCCGCGACATCGCCAGCGGCGCCGACCTCCCGGACGTGATCGACGAGACCACCGGCGACGTGCTGTGGAGTGCCGACGGCGCGTATCTGTTCTATATCCGCCGCGATCCCGAACATCGCCCGAGCTTTGTCTACCGACACCTTCTGGGCAGCGACCCAGCCGATGACATGCTGATCTATGAAGAGCCGGACAAGGGCTTCTTCGTCTCGCTCGGCCAGACCCAGTCCGGCCGCTTCGGCCTCATCTCCTGCGGCGACCATGACACCAGCGAGACCTGGCTGATCGACCGACATGACCCGCTGGCGCCGCTGGCGCTGGTCGAGCCGCGCGCGCCGGGCCTGCGCTACGGTGTCGAGCACCATCCCGATCTCAATGGCACGGAAAGCCTGATCATCGAGACCAATGCGGATGGCGCCGAAGACTTCAAGATCGTCGCCACCCCGCTCGCCACGCCCGGCCGGGGCAACTGGCGGGAGATCGTGCCGCATAAGCCGGGCCGGCTCATTCTCTCGGTTGCCGTGCTGCGCGGTCATCTGCTGCGGCTGGAGCGCGAGGACGGCCTGCCGCGCCTCGTCGTGCGCGCCCTCGCCGATGGCAGCGAACACGCGGTCGCCTTCGCCGAGGAAGCCTATTCGCTCGGCTTCGATGCCGGCTATGGCTTCGACAAGACCGAGATCCGCTTCACCTACGCCTCGATGACCACGCCGACCGAAGTGTGGGACTATGACGTGGCGAGCCTCGCCCGCGTGCTGCGCAAGCGCCAGGAGGTGCCCTCCGGTCACGATCCGGCGCGCTACGTCACCCGCCGCCTGCTGGCGCCGGCGGCCGATGGCGAGCTGGTGCCGGTATCGCTGCTCTATGCCAAGGACACGCCGCTCGACGGCACGGCGCCCTGCCTGCTCTATGGCTATGGCGCCTATGGCATCTCGATCCCCGCGAGCTTCTCGACCTCGCGCCTGTCGCTGGTCGATCGCGGCTTCGTCTATGCCATCGCCCATATTCGCGGCGGCACGGAGAAGGGCTGGCGCTGGTATCGCGAGGGCAAGCTGGCGGCGAAGACCAACACGTTCCACGACTTCATCGCCGCCGGCGAGCATCTGATGCGGGAGAAGATCGTCGCGCCCGACCGCATCGTCGCCCATGGCGGCTCGGCGGGCGGCATGCTGATGGGGGCGGTGGCCAATCTGCGCCCCGACCTCTTCGCCGGCATCGTCGCGGAAGTGCCGTTTGTCGACGTGCTCAACACCATGCTCGACGACACGCTGCCACTGACCCCGCCGGAATGGCCCGAATGGGGCAATCCGATCAGCGACGCGGAGGCCTTCGCGCATATCCGGTCCTATTCGCCCTATGACAATGTGAGCGCGCAGGATTATCCGGCGATCTTCGCTCTGGCGGGGCTGACCGATCCGCGCGTGACCTATTGGGAGCCGGCAAAATGGGTGGCACGGCTGCGGGCGACGAAGACCGACAACCGGCCGCTGCTCCTGCGCACCAATATGGAAGCCGGGCATGGCGGCGCCGCCGGGCGGTTCGACCGGCTGGAGGAGACCGCGCAGGTCTATGCCTTCGCCCTGACGATCGCCGGCGAGGCGTAG
- a CDS encoding superoxide dismutase, with protein sequence MSFTLPELPYSYDALAPYMSRETLEYHHDKHHQAYVTNGNNLLKGTEWEGQSLEEIVKGSHGKNAGLFNNAGQHYNHLHFWNWLKPNGGGAIPGELEKKIVEDLGSVEKFKEDFIQAGVTQFGSGWAWLAVKDGKLVIAKTPNGESPLVSGATPILGVDVWEHSYYIDYRNRRPDYLKAFVENLVNWDYVAELYSKAV encoded by the coding sequence ATGTCCTTCACGCTTCCCGAGCTTCCCTACTCCTACGACGCCCTCGCCCCCTATATGTCGCGCGAGACGCTTGAGTATCACCACGACAAGCACCATCAGGCCTATGTCACCAACGGCAACAACCTGCTCAAGGGCACCGAGTGGGAAGGCCAGTCGCTGGAAGAGATCGTGAAGGGCTCCCACGGCAAGAATGCCGGCCTCTTCAACAATGCCGGCCAGCACTACAACCACCTGCACTTCTGGAACTGGCTGAAGCCGAATGGCGGCGGCGCCATCCCGGGCGAGCTCGAGAAGAAGATCGTCGAGGATCTCGGCTCGGTGGAGAAGTTCAAGGAAGACTTCATCCAGGCCGGCGTGACGCAGTTCGGCTCCGGCTGGGCCTGGCTCGCGGTCAAGGACGGCAAGCTCGTCATCGCCAAGACCCCGAATGGCGAGAGCCCGCTGGTCTCCGGCGCGACCCCGATCCTCGGCGTCGACGTGTGGGAGCACTCCTACTACATCGACTACCGCAACCGTCGTCCCGACTACCTCAAGGCGTTCGTCGAGAACCTGGTGAACTGGGACTACGTGGCCGAGCTTTATTCCAAGGCCGTCTGA
- a CDS encoding zinc transporter ZntB — protein sequence MPDFDTEGLVSAWIFDGAGGARRAGWEEIHQGPPRAPAFIWISLQQLDHRHGQSWLNNAAGIDPGIVESLVAAETRPRCALYEHGAFLNLRGINLMPYSLPDEMHSVRFWVEPNRIVSVRKRPLSAMGDFEDAIQRGRAPRTPGEFVADISMRLVDRMDTVITALAEQADELEEQVFKATLSNLSMKVSEVRRVAIILRRYIAPQREALNHFSLEDAEWLSPRDRNRLREAADRVTRFAEELDSVRDRAAVIYDQMVERRAEQMNHSMLVLAAVTVVFAPMTLITGLMGMNVEGIPGAQDPNGFWAVTLIAGLLGAGLVALLRAVRWL from the coding sequence GTGCCCGATTTCGATACGGAAGGCCTGGTCAGCGCCTGGATCTTCGACGGCGCCGGCGGCGCGCGGCGCGCCGGCTGGGAGGAGATTCACCAGGGTCCGCCCCGCGCGCCGGCCTTCATCTGGATCAGCCTGCAGCAGCTCGATCACCGCCACGGCCAGAGCTGGCTGAACAATGCCGCCGGCATCGATCCCGGCATCGTTGAATCGCTGGTGGCGGCGGAAACGCGCCCGCGCTGCGCGCTCTACGAGCACGGCGCCTTCCTCAATCTGCGCGGCATCAACCTCATGCCCTATTCGCTGCCGGACGAGATGCATTCGGTGCGCTTCTGGGTGGAGCCGAACCGCATCGTCTCCGTGCGCAAGCGCCCGCTCTCGGCCATGGGCGATTTCGAGGACGCGATCCAGCGCGGCCGCGCCCCGCGCACGCCCGGCGAGTTCGTCGCCGACATCTCCATGCGCCTCGTCGACCGGATGGACACCGTCATCACCGCGCTCGCCGAGCAGGCGGACGAGCTGGAGGAGCAGGTGTTCAAGGCGACGCTGTCCAATCTCAGCATGAAGGTTTCGGAGGTACGGCGCGTCGCCATCATCCTGCGCCGCTACATCGCCCCGCAGCGCGAAGCGCTGAACCATTTCTCGCTGGAGGATGCCGAGTGGCTTTCCCCGCGCGACCGCAACCGGCTGCGCGAGGCGGCGGACCGGGTGACGCGCTTCGCCGAGGAACTCGACTCGGTGCGCGACCGCGCGGCGGTGATCTATGACCAGATGGTGGAACGCCGCGCCGAGCAGATGAACCATTCCATGCTGGTGCTGGCGGCGGTGACGGTGGTGTTCGCGCCGATGACGCTGATTACCGGGTTGATGGGCATGAATGTCGAAGGCATTCCCGGCGCACAGGATCCGAACGGCTTCTGGGCGGTGACCCTCATCGCCGGGCTGCTCGGGGCAGGGCTGGTGGCGCTGCTGCGGGCGGTGCGCTGGCTCTAG
- the folK gene encoding 2-amino-4-hydroxy-6-hydroxymethyldihydropteridine diphosphokinase → MAPPDFFIRRPRKVEKRTAYLCLGSNLGDRAGTMAKAVGVIARTGLTIIARSSLYETPPWGPVPQGPYLNMVVAVETELSARELLHMLLGVEHAFGRDRTREVRFGPRTIDIDILLYGEDRVDEPDLEIPHPRMMERAFALIPLAELAPDLVVGGVAVRAALETLDRSGIVKVEPQPVIY, encoded by the coding sequence GTGGCGCCGCCTGACTTCTTCATCCGTCGGCCGCGCAAGGTCGAGAAGCGCACCGCCTATCTCTGCCTCGGCTCCAATCTGGGCGATCGGGCGGGCACCATGGCGAAGGCGGTAGGCGTGATCGCCCGCACCGGGCTCACCATCATCGCCCGCTCGTCGCTCTACGAGACCCCGCCTTGGGGGCCGGTGCCGCAGGGGCCCTATCTCAATATGGTGGTGGCGGTGGAGACCGAGCTGTCGGCGCGCGAGCTGCTGCACATGCTGCTCGGCGTCGAGCACGCCTTCGGGCGGGACCGCACGCGGGAGGTGCGTTTCGGACCGCGCACCATCGATATCGACATCCTGCTCTATGGCGAGGACCGGGTGGATGAGCCGGACCTCGAAATTCCGCATCCGCGCATGATGGAGCGCGCCTTCGCGCTGATCCCGCTGGCGGAACTGGCGCCCGATCTCGTCGTCGGCGGCGTGGCGGTGCGTGCGGCGCTGGAGACGTTGGACCGCTCCGGCATCGTCAAGGTCGAGCCGCAGCCGGTCATCTACTGA
- the folP gene encoding dihydropteroate synthase — protein sequence MAVLPPPTDRLFDARGRRLDYAGRTLIMGILNVTPDSFSDGGRSTALDDAVANAHRLVAEGADILDIGGESTRPGHTPVPVEEELRRVLPAIEALAGLPVPISIDTQKAAVAEAALKAGAVIVNDIWGLMGDPDMARVAAAHDAGVVAMHNRASVDPTVDIVADIIAFFEQALERAARAGIRPDRIALDPGIGFGKSFEQNLKAIGSLAEIGKLGFPLLLGTSRKSLIGKVIETTPAERLPGTIASNVIGIMAGCAMIRVHDVAAHVQAARVTEAIRGAA from the coding sequence ATGGCTGTACTTCCTCCGCCCACTGATCGCCTTTTCGACGCGCGTGGCCGCCGGCTCGATTATGCGGGCCGCACGCTCATCATGGGCATCCTCAATGTGACGCCCGATTCCTTCTCCGATGGCGGGCGCAGCACGGCGTTGGACGATGCGGTGGCGAACGCGCACCGCCTGGTCGCGGAGGGCGCCGATATTCTCGATATTGGTGGCGAATCCACCCGGCCGGGCCACACGCCGGTGCCGGTGGAGGAGGAACTGCGCCGCGTGCTCCCGGCCATCGAGGCGCTGGCGGGGCTGCCCGTGCCGATCTCCATCGACACGCAGAAGGCCGCTGTCGCCGAGGCGGCGCTGAAGGCGGGCGCGGTCATCGTCAACGACATCTGGGGGCTGATGGGCGACCCGGACATGGCGCGCGTCGCGGCTGCCCATGATGCGGGCGTGGTCGCCATGCACAACCGGGCGAGCGTCGATCCGACCGTCGATATCGTCGCCGACATCATCGCCTTCTTCGAGCAGGCGCTGGAGCGGGCGGCGCGCGCGGGCATCCGGCCCGACCGCATCGCGCTCGATCCCGGCATCGGCTTCGGCAAGAGCTTCGAGCAGAACCTGAAGGCCATCGGCTCGCTGGCCGAGATCGGCAAGCTCGGCTTTCCGCTGCTGCTGGGCACCTCGCGCAAATCGCTGATCGGCAAGGTGATCGAGACCACGCCGGCTGAGCGCCTGCCGGGCACCATCGCCTCCAACGTCATCGGCATCATGGCCGGCTGCGCGATGATCCGCGTGCATGACGTTGCCGCCCATGTGCAGGCCGCGCGGGTGACGGAGGCGATCCGTGGCGCCGCCTGA